The DNA segment ttagattcATCTTCAAAAATATTTCTGTATGAATAATTTCGTATGATTATACTTGTGTCACATAAATATGCTCCACCAGCATGTTCGTTGTGAACTTTgttcctctttctttttttctttttctggatCCATGTGATTCTGCATTCCCGGGTGTCCCAAACACAATAGAGATAGCAGCTTAAGCATAAAATGAACACTGGTAATGTGAGAATCTCGTACGAGAAACATTTCCTTCATTTCAAATCAACACACAAACACGCAGCAACTTCACAAGTCAGTTACACGGGAGAAGGGAGAggcaaagaaaagagaaggaaaatagtcaaaaagaaaatagaagcTCAAGGATACTTCCTAAAATGCTGCATCCAATGCTCTTCTATTTTGTCAATATACTACAAATACCAGCTACTGCCCACCTTTAGGCCGCAGAGAAACAGAGAACTCCTCGCTCTCTTGCTCGGTGGTCTTGTATGATGACGACTCCTAATTTAAATACTTGAGGGTTCTTCTATAATTATAAGCACTCCACATTGGGCTTTCTTCAACtgcaaattgaaaaaaaaaaagacgggATCATAAGAATTAGTTCGCTCAAGTGAACTACAAGAACGCTAGGAATGTAATGAAAAAACAATGCAAATTATACATGTTATCAGCAACAGCATCGAATCTGTACACTATGCTAGAGCTTAACAGACTCAACTACTCAGTCAACTGCAATGCAGGAATTCCCGCTGAAAAAAAACTGCAACGCAGGAATAATGAGAATGGCATGGTAGGCTGGAACCAGTACTTCAGTAAATGGCATGGTAGGCTGGAACCAGTACTTCAGTAACTTCTGACCATAATACTACTAGTAATTTGTAGAAGATTCATGGGCCGGAAGAAAACATGATCTTGTCTTTCTTTGTAGAGTTCTGTTTGCAGACTAAATGAAAATGATTCAGCAAGTGAATGGGAATTCTAGTAAAGCTTAGTGGAGGAAGCAATTGGAACCAAAGACAGGTAGAAATGGGGTCAACTGAACTGATGCATCCTGTTGTACCAATAAAAAGTTACAATTTTGCCCATAAAAAGTCTGAATCCAGAGTATACTCTAACAAATTGCTAAGTTTTCTCTATGCTTATTTTAAACAGGTTGTTTTGTATGCTTGAGAGCATGTGATATACCACCATATATCAGAATCCAATTGAATAGACATCAGCATTTGAAATGAGCAACATGGTACAGTTCATAAATTTGCATGCTATAGATATGTAATAATATTATAAGTATGTCTCATTAATAGTGAACTACTGGATGGAGGCTAAGATGACTAAAAATCAATAGGCAAACGTATATAGATAAGTTATTTGTAGGATATGTCTTCTGTGGACAGACTGGGAAAGGCTAAGATGCAAGGCACAAATACGCTGTACAAAACTTTTAGCGCATCGGCAAATGCAGGGAATGCTTCAGCTTTCTACATTATCTATATGTATTATAGGAACTTACATACAATTCACATGCTAGGTTAAATTACATTAGCAAAGTTCAACAATACCATATGCATTAAATTTTTAATGTTACACGATTGACATACTTTAACTAGATTCTGATGTgagcaataaaaaaaagaataaaagagaTTTGTATTAGTCCCTGTGACTACATTGAAGGAAAAGCAATCATGTTGAGTGCAAAACCAAATATATTCTTGATGAGTCCTTGTacattttctaatttattatttttcactcTCCTTCTCACTAATCTCCTTCCTGGTTTCTTCAATGCAGTATTTGCTTTGCCTTCTTGATCATTTCTACTGTCTTAAGGCTAAGGCATACGAAAGACATACAAATCCTCCACTCCAGATGCTACATGGCACACTGTCCTGCTATGGCTATAAGCATTAATTGGCCCGATCCCTCAATGGCCAGCCATATCATTCACCTACCCAACCCACCAATCACACGAATTGGCACCACAGACCAGTTTATGACATGATATTTCTCAGCAAGCATTTGCATTTTGAAAGTACAAAAAAAGAAATAGCTACAAAGTACATAACAGCACACCATTATCGAAAAGATACATCTAATCATTGTGGCTCAATCCTCCCATAACCTGTCCATGTTATTCCTACCAAACCTGGACAATCATACAGCAAAGGAATGACAGAAAACAGACTACAACAGGATAACCTCTATGCTATAATATTTTTGCAAGATTTAAACAACTAAAACAGTCACTAAGTCCTATCTTGGAACATGGCAATATGCGTAGTTCcagtatggaaaaaaaaattgtatgtgaAATTCATCCTTCTTAAAGGAGTAAAATTTCTGGCCTTGGGAGCAAAATTGGTAGTAGTTAGTAAAGTTCACAACCATACAATATAATCATGATCAAAAGGAGAGATGTAGAAAGTTCTATATTTACCCCAACATGGCAGACTGACTAGTTGTTCCATCCTCTAGAGAGTAAGCTCTTGAGTCGATTGCCAGAAATCCTCTGCAAAGCCTTCTTTGCACCAGGCACCTCAGCCTCAGCCAACTTCTGTAAATGCTGGCAAATGCCAGAATCCGCAAGCCGCCTCCGTGTCCCATTCCCACCACCCAAGGCTAGAGCTAGAACAACTGAGACTGGATACTTTTTATCAATCTCTTCATTCCTCGGATCAAGCATGTGCAATAACCTAGTCACACTCTTCTCATCCCTGACCAATTCCTTCCGGTTAAACTTCAAGGTCATCAAAGCAAGCAAGGCACGGCCAGCTGACTCCTGTACAGTAGCTGGCTTAGCTGTCTCCATCATCTTAACCAGCATGCAAATGCACGGTGCCATGCACCGCTTGGTGTCGTCGCTCACGCCAGGTGCAAGTTCAGCAACCATATCAGCGGCCATCTGCTGCAACAAGATGCTACCACCACGGCACATGAGGTCTGTAAGTTGCGCGAAGAAGAGCGGCGATGAGCAGAGAGTTCTAGCAGCAGCAGGGACCACTGCGAGTGCGTGGATAGCGCGTAAGACAGTGTCATGGAGATCTAGGCCAGAAGCAGTGTGCAGCGCCTGCAGTAGTGGCAGCAATGCACCTGCTTGGACAATCTGGTATTGTATCTCATGGTCTCCCAAGGATGCTAGAGACCATATGCAGAGAGCAGAACCCTTCTGTGCGTCAATAGTGCCGCTTGCAAGCAGATCAACAAGAATTGGCAGTCCACCCTCTTCAACCAGTGCTGAGCGCACATCCTCGATGGAAGCCACATTCTTGAGCGCCGCTACAGCGAGAGCCTGTACCACAGGGGACCCGGAGCCAGGTCGGCACGCATTAATCAAGATGGGTACCCCTCCGTATGCCGCAACAGCCCACGCGCTGCCGACGTCCGCGGTGATGGCTTCAATGGCCGCCACGGCGCGTTCCCGCGTGGCTGGCGCTGAGCCGGAGTCGAGCACGCGAAGGAGCGGGCCAAGGCCGCCCTCGTCGAACACAACCTTCCGCGAAGCCACGCAGGCCGTGGCGAGGTGGGCCACGGCAGCCGCCGCACGGTCCCGTAGCGCGGAGTGGGACGACGCGTCGAGCAggcggagcagcgcggcgaCATCCCCGTCGGTGGCAACGATGTGCGCGGACTCCGCGGCGATGTCGTTGGCAAGCAAGTCCAGTAGCGAGGCGAGCGCCTTGAGCTTGAGATCGAGCCCCCCGATCTGGAGCCTCGCGAAGGCGTCCCGGATGAAGAGAGACTTGTCCGCCCGGGACGCGGCTGGCGCGGGCACCTGCAGCACAATGGCGTTGGGGGACGAAGCCGACGGATCGACGTAGAGGATCCCCGAGCGGAGGAGCAGCGAGAGGTCGTGGAGGAGCAGAGAGAGCGAGGAGGCAGCGATGTCGAGGTCGCtctggaggcggaggcggccgccagGGAGTGACGGGTCCTGGCAGCGCGGGGACAGCGCTTGCAGGGAGCGGAGCGCCGGGAGGAGCGAGGCCACCAGGTCGGCGAAGAGAGGGTGGGAGACGGCCGAGTCCGGTGCTGCGGCGAGAGAGGTCTGGAGCGCGAGCAGCGTGCCGTGGACCGCGCGCCACCGGGCGTGGAGCGCCTTCACGGACTCCGCAGCCAAGAGCAGCGCCGGGAGCAGAGCCTGCAAGATCTGGCCGAGCGCATCCGCGGCAGCCGGTGGGGGCGGGGaatgcggcagcggcggcggcatggacggcggcgagtggcgtgaggggaggaggggaggggaaagcgAGGGAAAGAGCAGCgggggatcggcggcggcggcagcgcatcACATGGGAGGGGATCAGTGGGGCCGTGGGGTGGACAACGGACGGACACGATTTGCTTCCGCGGGAAGGAAAGCTGTAAAGCGGATGGAGGActggaggaggtggccggcgtgGCCTGTCACAGTGGCACTGGCAGCAATTGGGACGCGTTTGGCCAGCCTCAACGCGTACTGTGGGGCCGTTACGTTTGGGTTGAAAAAACTCAAACAGCCTTGCTATTTGGATTGCTAAGCTATTTGAATGGTCAAATAAACTCTCTGGATGATCAAATGTGGCCAGCCTCCTCCACTGGCCAAACGGTGGGCCTCACTATGGGTCCCACTTTCtagctctttctccctctcccctcttctagTCTTCTTTATCTGTtgacagtgaaatttggtaagcccaaagtcatcatcggcttagagtcactATCGGCTACgacatctcggaatcagccgatgggagttatcaagtcgccaatagtcggattcctgctatattcggttaaggaaatcaatctactaaaggaagcttatccataAACGAcagagttcaaagagaatgcggcatggcaagttatctattaattaggaatattttgttagttttttttatctttaggaaagtgtgtttagtgtcctataagaactttatcttttccttttatctttaggaaagtttctttcttgtccaacaagaacttgtatcaacccatgggtataaatatgtacacccaaggtctatgtaatctatcttcacgatcaatacaattcggcgcatcactaccctttttacttctacttttgttttttacgttccggcggaacttggcacccgacgcggggctgcatcgtcttcgatctccggcgaagggataagtccaatgttccgccggtctaggcaattgtatcgtctacgtcggcgtcgttcaaggctgcatcagtacattcgacctcttggattgctctggtttggatgatatatttgcctacctatttatcatatgtctctattaatctagtcctagcatctcaatttagctctatcggttgtctctcgctttagggtttctaccggtatcggctaaatcgtcttgctagattagattagcctaggcatctaccaccctgaaaatcaatcaacggcttgattgtctagatattgtgtttcttttcatacttagtgctgcatcagttaagtttgatctactaagtcgtgcttagaatcataatctctagcctgcttttgactgccaataagggtttcatcggggtttcagccgatgagttatctatgcgttgcatcggcttacaaggattgtaTACATATTGGaattagccgatcgcaacatagattttactgtttatctaatcctgtggatttaatgacattggacctccagccgatgtatgctttaaccttcgaatcaatacttgttctactatatcatattgttagctggttggtttctactggattatattgttattttattacatcatcatcagccgattgccgatgacaacaaaggtttcactgtttaatttaatcttgtggattttatggaccaccagccgatgtatgctttaaaccttcggatcagtgcttattatatcttgtttctagccgattggtttctactcgaCTATATTGTTATTACATCATCaacagccgattgtctttatatcattatctacattggacatatagccgattgcttaaaccctatcgctatcggctggtatcagcatcggctattatcggttATCAACTGGAACTACTCCattggcttgtcagccgatcggctatttgatctactatttgcatatattgtcagttgcaggatcaaactaattggcacgcctgcatctcatcaagatttggacctacACAGGAGCTAAGTAGAtatcccaggccggtgtgttcgattttttcgtcaacacagaTTGGCACGCCTGGTAGGACCACGAATTTTATATCCAcatgtctgaagaagaagtcaatgccaagatcATGGTCACAGTGGAGAATTTAACTGAGGAACAACAATATCGGCTCGGGGGCCAAGCGCATCAGCTTCAGCATGGTGAAGCACATCAGTATCAGCTCATGAAAGCCAATTACAAGATAGAGAAAGAAGATAATTTTGAAGCATGAGTTCTCATACTCCAAaactggggggcatgtgttgacagtaaaatttggtaagcccaaagtcatcatcggcttagagtcactATCGGCTAcggcatctcggaatcagccgatgggagttatcaagtcgccaatagtcggattcctgctatattcggttaatgaaatcaatctactaaaggaagcttatccattTTCTCGATTACAAGATAGAGAAAGAAGATAATTTTGAAGCATGAGTTCTCATACTCCAAaactggggggcatgtgttaacagtgaaatttggtaagcccggagtagtcatcggcttagagtcagcatcggcttcgaagtcttgagattagccgatgagagttatcaagtcgccatttgtcggattcttgctatatttggttaaggaaattgatctactaaaggaagcttatccagaagagaccgagttcaaagagaatgcggcatgacaagttatctattaattaggaatagtttgttagtttccttttatctttaggaaagtgtgtttagtgtcctataaggactttatcttttccttttatctttaggaaagtttctttcttgtccgacaaggacttgtatcaacccatgggtataaatatgtacacccggggtctatataatttatcttcacgatcaatacaattcggcgcatcgccaccttttatcttttctactttattttatcgtctggcgggacttggcacctgacgctgggctacatcggtgttcgatctccggctaaggggtaagtcctacctatttatcatattgtctctgttaatctagtcttagcatatcaatttagctctatcggctgcttctcgttttagggtttctgccggtatcggctaaatcgcgttgctagattagattagcttagacatctaccaccctgaaaactcaatcaacggcttgattgtctagatattatgtttcttttcatacttggtgttgcatcagttaagtttgatctattaagtcatgcttagaaccataatctctagcctgcttttgactgccaataagggtttcatcggggtttcagccgatgagttatctggacgttgcatcggcttgtaaggattacatatacatataagttggatttagccgatgataacaaaggtttcactgtttaatctaatattGTGGATTTCAtaacatcggacctccagccgatgtgtgctttaaccttcggatcaatacttgttctact comes from the Oryza glaberrima chromosome 9, OglaRS2, whole genome shotgun sequence genome and includes:
- the LOC127784613 gene encoding uncharacterized protein LOC127784613 encodes the protein MPPPLPHSPPPPAAADALGQILQALLPALLLAAESVKALHARWRAVHGTLLALQTSLAAAPDSAVSHPLFADLVASLLPALRSLQALSPRCQDPSLPGGRLRLQSDLDIAASSLSLLLHDLSLLLRSGILYVDPSASSPNAIVLQVPAPAASRADKSLFIRDAFARLQIGGLDLKLKALASLLDLLANDIAAESAHIVATDGDVAALLRLLDASSHSALRDRAAAAVAHLATACVASRKVVFDEGGLGPLLRVLDSGSAPATRERAVAAIEAITADVGSAWAVAAYGGVPILINACRPGSGSPVVQALAVAALKNVASIEDVRSALVEEGGLPILVDLLASGTIDAQKGSALCIWSLASLGDHEIQYQIVQAGALLPLLQALHTASGLDLHDTVLRAIHALAVVPAAARTLCSSPLFFAQLTDLMCRGGSILLQQMAADMVAELAPGVSDDTKRCMAPCICMLVKMMETAKPATVQESAGRALLALMTLKFNRKELVRDEKSVTRLLHMLDPRNEEIDKKYPVSVVLALALGGGNGTRRRLADSGICQHLQKLAEAEVPGAKKALQRISGNRLKSLLSRGWNN